A DNA window from Zingiber officinale cultivar Zhangliang chromosome 3A, Zo_v1.1, whole genome shotgun sequence contains the following coding sequences:
- the LOC122051975 gene encoding uncharacterized protein LOC122051975 isoform X1 gives MATRTPTAARTLAAASKSPLVSLQCSTSSPSPGSKETKLSLPDKLIPKFVKCFSYDDAFGLLEVRLYGPCYAHYEPTSTTRCGGTSATTLCRVVGWAQEELFLKFLVIGIMITDPTFGVILFDIGIVRKRLVTSAFDPPLEYLLEVEEVTIGIGINDTSIYSEYLTIFKFYVKPLQRFKIFSFIIGKYVRILLLIFSNGIKEFADNKST, from the exons ATGGCGACAAGGACGCCCACGGCGGCAAGGACGCTCGCGGCCGCTTCAAAGTCGCCATTGGTAAGCCTCCAGTGCTCAACATCGTCGCCTTCGCCAGGATCGAAAGAGACCAAATTAAG CCTCCCCGACAAGCTGATCCCCAAGTTCGTCAAGTGCTTCTCCTACGACGACGCCTTTGGTCTCCTCGAGGTCCGACTCTATGGCCCCTGCTATGCGCACTACGAACCTACTTCGACAACGAGGTGCGGGGGAACCTCAGCTACGACACTCTGTAGGGTGGTCGGGTGGGCGCAGGAGGAGCTGTTCCTTAAATTCCTGGTTATAGGGATCATGATCACCGATCCCACCTTTGGTGTGATCCTCTTCGACATCGGCATTGTGCGCAAGCGCCTTGTCACCTCCGCCTTTGACCCACCGCTAGAATACCTCCTGGAAGTGGAAGAAGTGACCATCGGAATAG GTATCAATGATACTTCCATTTATTCAGAATATTTGACAATCTTCAAGTTCTATGTGAAGCCTTTACAAAGattcaaaatattttcttttattattggaAAATATGTCCgcattcttcttttaatttttagcaACGGTATCAAAGAGTTCGCGGATAACAAATCGACTTGA
- the LOC122051975 gene encoding uncharacterized protein LOC122051975 isoform X3: MATRTPTAARTLAAASKSPLVSLQCSTSSPSPGSKETKLSLPDKLIPKFVKCFSYDDAFGLLEVRLYGPCYAHYEPTSTTRCGGTSATTLCRVVGWAQEELFLKFLVIGIMITDPTFGVILFDIGIVRKRLVTSAFDPPLEYLLEVEEVTIGIGFIFNFQR, encoded by the exons ATGGCGACAAGGACGCCCACGGCGGCAAGGACGCTCGCGGCCGCTTCAAAGTCGCCATTGGTAAGCCTCCAGTGCTCAACATCGTCGCCTTCGCCAGGATCGAAAGAGACCAAATTAAG CCTCCCCGACAAGCTGATCCCCAAGTTCGTCAAGTGCTTCTCCTACGACGACGCCTTTGGTCTCCTCGAGGTCCGACTCTATGGCCCCTGCTATGCGCACTACGAACCTACTTCGACAACGAGGTGCGGGGGAACCTCAGCTACGACACTCTGTAGGGTGGTCGGGTGGGCGCAGGAGGAGCTGTTCCTTAAATTCCTGGTTATAGGGATCATGATCACCGATCCCACCTTTGGTGTGATCCTCTTCGACATCGGCATTGTGCGCAAGCGCCTTGTCACCTCCGCCTTTGACCCACCGCTAGAATACCTCCTGGAAGTGGAAGAAGTGACCATCGGAATAG GGTTTATTTTCAACTTTCAAAGATGA
- the LOC122051975 gene encoding uncharacterized protein LOC122051975 isoform X2 — protein MATRTPTAARTLAAASKSPLVSLQCSTSSPSPGSKETKLSLPDKLIPKFVKCFSYDDAFGLLEVRLYGPCYAHYEPTSTTRCGGTSATTLCRVVGWAQEELFLKFLVIGIMITDPTFGVILFDIGIVRKRLVTSAFDPPLEYLLEVEEVTIGIVPLQSHCE, from the exons ATGGCGACAAGGACGCCCACGGCGGCAAGGACGCTCGCGGCCGCTTCAAAGTCGCCATTGGTAAGCCTCCAGTGCTCAACATCGTCGCCTTCGCCAGGATCGAAAGAGACCAAATTAAG CCTCCCCGACAAGCTGATCCCCAAGTTCGTCAAGTGCTTCTCCTACGACGACGCCTTTGGTCTCCTCGAGGTCCGACTCTATGGCCCCTGCTATGCGCACTACGAACCTACTTCGACAACGAGGTGCGGGGGAACCTCAGCTACGACACTCTGTAGGGTGGTCGGGTGGGCGCAGGAGGAGCTGTTCCTTAAATTCCTGGTTATAGGGATCATGATCACCGATCCCACCTTTGGTGTGATCCTCTTCGACATCGGCATTGTGCGCAAGCGCCTTGTCACCTCCGCCTTTGACCCACCGCTAGAATACCTCCTGGAAGTGGAAGAAGTGACCATCGGAATAG TTCCTTTGCAGAGTCATTGCGAATAG